TTTAATTATCAAATACAAAATAATTATTAACAGCAGAACAAATATTATTGGCGATCTTTTTCTTGTTGAATTATTAAAATTATTTCTAAACCCAAGTTTTCTTTTTCTTTTTTCTGATTTATCGGTTTCTGGTTTATAATATCTTGGCTGATAATCAAATTTTCTATTTTTGGGTTTCTTTAAAATCATTTTTATACCATTTCTATTATTTGTAATTTTTCTTCAAGAATAGAAATTTCCGCAGATTTCAAATTATCGCTTATTATTTCACCATCACAATGAAAATAATACGGTTTTTGCAAAATTAAATTTACTTTTTTTGTTTGCATTAATCTTGCTTCTGGAATTTCATTTACCTTATTAACTAGAGCTTTTGGCAATGCAACTAATAATCTTTTTCGAGAAATTTGTTCAAAAAAACTAACATCAAGTAAACCGTCATCAATTTTTGCATTCGGAGTTAAATAAAAACCACCTCCATGTGAAATTCCGTTTCCGAAAGTAATCATTAATTTATTTTCAACAATCTTTAAATTATTGATTTCAACATTTACATTTATCATTTTATAATTAAACAATGCTTTAACAACACTAATTAAATATGCTAAAATTCCGGATAAAACTTTATTGTTTTGAGTTAATGCACCAACATAGGCGTCAAATCCTATTCCGGCTCCGTTTATGAATTTATGATATTGATTATTTTGATTAACCGTATCATATTTTACTTCATATAAATCAATTTTTCGTGTTTTATTAGTTTCAATACCGCAAATAACTTTTAGATTTGAAATTAGATCTTTTGATAATTTTATATTTTTTGAAAAATCATTTCCACTTCCAATCGGGAGCACGCCAAGTTTAACTTTTGCAATTAGTTCATTTTTTATTCCGTTTACAACTTCATTTAAAGTTCCGTCTCCACCAACAGAAACAACAACTTCAAAATTCTGTAAATTCTCAAGTGAAAATTCAGTTGCAAATTTTGGATATTGAGTAATTATTAGTTTGTAATTTATACCTTCATTTTGTAAAAATTGTTCAATAATCGGAATAGATTTTTTTCCTCTTCCCTTTCCAGAAACCGGATTTACAATAAAGAGATATTTCATAATTTTAATTTATCATAGGAATTGATT
The nucleotide sequence above comes from Ignavibacteriota bacterium. Encoded proteins:
- a CDS encoding diacylglycerol kinase family lipid kinase, yielding MKYLFIVNPVSGKGRGKKSIPIIEQFLQNEGINYKLIITQYPKFATEFSLENLQNFEVVVSVGGDGTLNEVVNGIKNELIAKVKLGVLPIGSGNDFSKNIKLSKDLISNLKVICGIETNKTRKIDLYEVKYDTVNQNNQYHKFINGAGIGFDAYVGALTQNNKVLSGILAYLISVVKALFNYKMINVNVEINNLKIVENKLMITFGNGISHGGGFYLTPNAKIDDGLLDVSFFEQISRKRLLVALPKALVNKVNEIPEARLMQTKKVNLILQKPYYFHCDGEIISDNLKSAEISILEEKLQIIEMV